GAACGTGTACTGCGAAACTTGTATTGTTCTCTTATTAGACCTCGACTGGAGtattgtactgttgtttttgaCTCAATTTCTCAATCACAATCTGACCGACTAGAAAGGCGTTATTGTTTTTTATGTACAAAGTTCTTAACAACAACAATCAAGGTGATGTTACTTATTTGGAAATGTGTAAATTATTTAGGTTACCATAGAGCTTACCAACTCTTGCCCAGAGTAGAAAAGTTAACGATTGCTTGTTCCTCTACAAATATATCCACAACAAGTGTAACTTAACCACTGATAATGATTCATGCAAGTGAATCAAAGAATAGAAATACACTTGTTGCAAAGAATATTGTGCTGGCAGATGCCTTAGAAAGGATTCAGTGATTAAAGCCTTTCTCaggttaatttttttaatacaaaattactCTTTCTCTTAAAGGCCGTGAAAAATGATAGCTTTGAGGGACGGAAAATACATATACATTATAAAACAAGCCCTACTGAttccaaataaaatattactttaccATTATCTGTGTATTTGACCTTGAAAAAGAAGCGACAACCCTAGCACTCGCATGACCCCCTCTGCCCCCATAACGTAAAAGTAGGACTTTGAGATAATGATATGCACGTGACCCCAAAAACGTCATAAAGGAGATCGAGTCACGTGACGCGGAAGTACACTAGGAGCTTCAACGTGTgtgtgtatgctttgttttcgCCGTAGCGATGCGAGCTTCACAATTTTATCCTCTGGTTGTATCCCAGTTTAGTATCATTTAATCTTCGATTTGTGTATCTAAAGTTCAGTGCCGACACTATCAAAATGCCCGAATCGTGTGTTTTAGGCGGGTGCACACGTAATATACTGAAAAATCCCGAAgtattttggttgttgtttCCCCAAGATAGTGCACTGCCAGCGAGCATGAGTTCGTTTCGTCAACAACACACGTTCCGACTTCACACTACATGTAGGTAGTTCATCTTTTGTCTGCTCGGCTCACTTCACCGATGATTGTATTGACGAAACAGTTAAGAAGAAGCGAAGTCTTGGCTTGCCATTTCGGTTCAGACTTAAAGTTGGGTATGTCCCAAGCATCAAAGGACCAACAGTATCGGTCATGCATCAACGTCCGACACCGAGTACTTCGACGGGAATTCCTTCGACGTCCGCCGATGTGCAGACTCAGTCGGATGAGCCCGGCCCTAGCAGTTAGCACAAGCACCGCAGAGAAGACATGGAGTACAGATCCTCGTAAGCGCTCTGGGGGAGCATACCTCAAAAGGGAAAGAGCAAGGGTATGTACAAACCACCGATTTCGTTTGTCCAATTATTCATAATCATGGTCATTGGGGAAAGTTTCAATGCGGTTGTAAATTTAACagtaattaatacaaaaatttatctgaaaatgttttctattttttttttaagtcaatgCCATGCCATGGACTTCATTCAGCTTGAAGtaattgaattttaaaactgttctcTCATGGACCAGCAGACACTGTATTTGTCACTAAAGGTTTGTACACCTTTTGTTGAATATTTTTCAGGGTCGGCTTCTGCCAAGAAAGTTGCAGCCATTCTGGACAGCACATGGACAAGAAAGGATGTGAAAATGTTGTCGCCATCCATGCAGACATCCTCGGTGGAAGGCTTCCACTCGGTTATTAACCAGTACGCGCCTaagatgttttcatttttgtatgaGGGCATGTTATGCAGGTGAGCAAGTTTGGTCTACATACTAGGTTTAACCATATACTTTAGAGGGTggttgcggggggggggggggggggtgttgaggTGCACTGCAGATCTCCCAAGGCTATCTGTAGTGTATGCCTTAGAAGCTGTGGGATGGGGAATTGACTAGAAAGAATAACTACGGGCCTGACCCCCCTAACTAATTTATGGGACCTGCCcttgatttttgcaatttttcaaAGAGTAGATCATAATTGGGTGAAACTTTTAGGTTTCATGATTAaggtgtaaaaacaaaatgtacatgtacagtgcattaGTATTTTGTGCATTCCACTAGCTTTCATTTAAAGGTTCGGCCAAGGTTTTGGCAGTACATACTGCAACACCATGCATTTTATCATACAAGTACATCCCTGTTTATTTCAGAATATACCTTGCTGCGCTTCATTTCAACGAGAACACCAACAGGGCACAGGCCATGGACAGGGAGGGCAATCCAGCATTCAGCATCTGCTATCCAAGGGCCAAGCAGACCACGGGGGGATATACTGTCAGGAAGGTGCTCATAAAGGCCACTCACAGTAAGTGCATGGTTGTGTGCAAGTACATACATATGCTGGCACAAGAGGTGTTCTTGTCGTGATTAATGATTTCTTTGCAAATAAACTTCAACTGATCTaagtaatttttactttttatttgggGCACAGTACAAAGACTAAATTTCTGTAAGATACAGTTGATGTTCAAGTCTcctttttttacagtttatttcaaatgaacaacttctttgttttgggggcacccccttatttttgtgtataaaattTTCCTTGTTTCACAATTTGCGCCTAGTTTTTCACCCTTCACATTCCTCTAGCAATATTTTGCATGCATCAAAGTTAACCAATTGATTAGGCAAATCCACATGAAGTTGTATGTGCACATTGTGGGTTGTGTCCTTATAATTGATTTTATTACATTATAGATTTCAGCAAGAGGATCATGGAAAAGGTTCTGTTACTCTGCGCAGCTGGGGCAGACACCAGAGCCAAGTACCCGGAGCTGAAGGCAAATCCTGGATATCTAACAGCAAAGGTAACTCGCCCTGACAAAACACAGGCTGTGAAAGAATTTGTGTCAAGGTTTGGTAAAGCGGTGGAGCCTGTAGGAAGACCAGAGGGGACTGAAGGTGTGGTTGTTCCAGCAAGTATGgcaacaaagaagaagaagaagagcaaGCTTGCTGACAAAAGGCATACTGAGGGCCAACAAGAGGGAGAACCTTCATCCAGAAAGAAACGCAAGAAGTAAACGCCAAGTTGCCGCTAGCACAttctttgtgattttattaAAGTTGTGTGTAAACCAACAGGGTACATTGAAAACTTGTGGATAAGGACTGTTGCAACTAACACAAAATTGGAAGTTTTTTGGTTTTAATACCTTTGATAAATTCTTGTGAAACATTACAGTAGATACTGGCAAGGCATGTACCGACCTACAAAATTGCCACAAAAAATATCAACTTGGAATGCTGCGTTTGCCTGGTTTAAATAAGCTAAATGTTTACGTGCACAATCTTTATTATACTGTTGCCCACTTCTGAACAAAACACAAGAATTCGTCAAATGCGGTCAGTTTCATATTTCtaaaaagaaacacaataaAATGTTCTGTGTGAAACACTCAACtgtcaaagaaacacaaagagaACTGGATATTTGGGACCCAAGAATTTACTCTTTGTAAGCAGGACTTCCTTGTTAAGGTGATTTTTAATGACTTGACCAACCTGttgtactaaaaataaaaaaaccacaAGATTTAATAAATCGCAGTGCCAATTTTGAACTaagtgaaagattttttttgtaattttattttgccCATGAAATTGGTGTGTCTGCATTCCACTGCTCAGTGGGAAGATGTAGTTTAGTTTGTTACAGGTAATACAGTGAAGATGCCTCTGACagtgattttatcaaaattctcaagataaaaaaaaacatgcttccAAAACAAAGGTTCATGAATGCAACCTGTGCCTTGGGGTATTGAAAAAGTCGAAATGGCATCTCACACcctttttcctcaaacagaaattTTGGATTATCGTCAGtcataatattttctcaatttgtCAGTGTAGGGACCCATTTGCTGCAGTATATATGGGTGGGTGGGTGagtgggtgggtgggggtgaCGACACAACAGAGCATAATCCTTTGATATTCATTATGCATTCATTTCAGCATGCATTTATTGTTACTTGGTTTGCACACTAGAATACTATTCGACTGAACTCAACCAATATAACTAGCCATGGCTACCactacattttttaaataaaaatgcaacaacatattttttaaatttgacatcGTGGTGAGCTTGAATTTTAACAAACACATGTACTTGTGCCGTataattgtacattttttttattgtaaagtacaaattctgttttatttttcctACTCATccatgagtgcatcacaaaaatgAATTTGACATGGCATTCCCTCAAATATATTTAGTCCAAAACTTTGAatgtaa
This genomic stretch from Asterias amurensis chromosome 9, ASM3211899v1 harbors:
- the LOC139942242 gene encoding uncharacterized protein, which produces MLSPSMQTSSVEGFHSVINQYAPKMFSFLYEGMLCRIYLAALHFNENTNRAQAMDREGNPAFSICYPRAKQTTGGYTVRKVLIKATHNFSKRIMEKVLLLCAAGADTRAKYPELKANPGYLTAKVTRPDKTQAVKEFVSRFGKAVEPVGRPEGTEGVVVPASMATKKKKKSKLADKRHTEGQQEGEPSSRKKRKK